The following coding sequences are from one Canis lupus dingo isolate Sandy chromosome 21, ASM325472v2, whole genome shotgun sequence window:
- the AQP11 gene encoding aquaporin-11 isoform X1 yields the protein MTALWGLWPPGQDTCTSLGLMLSLVLLMGLARVVTRQRLHRFMMAHTFVLEFLATFQLCCCTHELQLLSEQEPVHPTWPLTLTYFFSLVHGLTLVGTSTNPCGVMMQMLLGGMSPETGAIRLLAQLIGALCSRYCISALWGLGLTKYHLNERTFACRNPIQVDLPKAVITEAICSFIFHSALLHFQEIRTKLRIHLLAALITFLVYAGGSLTGAVFNPALALSLHFTCFDEAFLRFFIVYWLAPSLGILLMILMFSFFLPWLYNHHAINKRE from the exons ATGACCGCGCTGTGGGGCCTCTGGCCCCCggggcaggacacctgcacctcgcTGGGGCTGATGCTGTCGCTCGTGCTGTTGATGGGGTTGGCCCGCGTGGTCACCCGGCAGCGGCTGCACAGGTTCATGATGGCCCACACCTTCGTCTTGGAGTTTCTGGCCACTTTCCAGCTCTGCTGCTGCACCCATGAGCTGCAACTGCTGAGCGAGCAGGAACCCGTGCACCCCACCTGGCCGCTAACGCTAACCTACTTCTTTTCGCTGGTGCACGGCCTGACTCTGGTGGGCACCTCTACCAACCCGTGCGGCGTGATGATGCAGATGTTGCTGGGGGGAATGTCCCCCGAGACCGGTGCGATTAGGCTGTTGGCTCAGCTGATTGGTGCCCTGTGCAGCAGATACTGCATAAGCGCCCTTTGGGGCCTGGGGCTGACCAAGTACCACCTCAACGAGAGGACCTTCGCTTGCAGAAATCCTATTCAAGTCGACTTGCCCAAAGCCGTCATCACAGAAGCCATCTGCTCCTTTATTTTCCACAGCGCTCTGTTGCACTTCCAGGAGATCCGAACCAAGCTTCGTATCCACCTGCTGGCAGCACTCATCACCTTTTTGGTCTATGCAG GAGGAAGTCTAACAGGAGCTGTATTTAATCCAGCTTTGGCACTTTCACTACATTTCACGTGTTTTGATGAAGCATTCCTTCGATTTTTTATAGTATATTGGCTCGCTCCTTCTTTAG GTATATTGTTGATGATTTTGATGTTCAGCTTTTTCCTTCCATGGCTGTATAACCACCATGCAATTAATAAAAGGGAGTAA
- the AQP11 gene encoding aquaporin-11 isoform X2 produces MTALWGLWPPGQDTCTSLGLMLSLVLLMGLARVVTRQRLHRFMMAHTFVLEFLATFQLCCCTHELQLLSEQEPVHPTWPLTLTYFFSLVHGLTLVGTSTNPCGVMMQMLLGGMSPETGAIRLLAQLIGALCSRYCISALWGLGLTKYHLNERTFACRNPIQVDLPKAVITEAICSFIFHSALLHFQEIRTKLRIHLLAALITFLVYAGILLMILMFSFFLPWLYNHHAINKRE; encoded by the exons ATGACCGCGCTGTGGGGCCTCTGGCCCCCggggcaggacacctgcacctcgcTGGGGCTGATGCTGTCGCTCGTGCTGTTGATGGGGTTGGCCCGCGTGGTCACCCGGCAGCGGCTGCACAGGTTCATGATGGCCCACACCTTCGTCTTGGAGTTTCTGGCCACTTTCCAGCTCTGCTGCTGCACCCATGAGCTGCAACTGCTGAGCGAGCAGGAACCCGTGCACCCCACCTGGCCGCTAACGCTAACCTACTTCTTTTCGCTGGTGCACGGCCTGACTCTGGTGGGCACCTCTACCAACCCGTGCGGCGTGATGATGCAGATGTTGCTGGGGGGAATGTCCCCCGAGACCGGTGCGATTAGGCTGTTGGCTCAGCTGATTGGTGCCCTGTGCAGCAGATACTGCATAAGCGCCCTTTGGGGCCTGGGGCTGACCAAGTACCACCTCAACGAGAGGACCTTCGCTTGCAGAAATCCTATTCAAGTCGACTTGCCCAAAGCCGTCATCACAGAAGCCATCTGCTCCTTTATTTTCCACAGCGCTCTGTTGCACTTCCAGGAGATCCGAACCAAGCTTCGTATCCACCTGCTGGCAGCACTCATCACCTTTTTGGTCTATGCAG GTATATTGTTGATGATTTTGATGTTCAGCTTTTTCCTTCCATGGCTGTATAACCACCATGCAATTAATAAAAGGGAGTAA